The stretch of DNA AGGGCGTCACCAGAGTCACCAGTACTGGAAATAGTTCCTGATCCAAGTAGGTCACCTGTGCTCAACGGACATCCTCCAATGGTATGATGGGCAATCATCTGGGGGAAGGACCAGTACAGGTCCTTCGAGTTACACACGCCCACCTTTTTGTCAttgaccaccacctcaaaGTCAATGTCAAAAATCTGCTTCCCTCCATCAAGGTACGGTGCTAAGGGGGGATCTTCAGCGTCTCTGGTGAGCTCAATTTCTGCCCCCACCAGCGCATCTGGTGTCACGACCCAAGGGGAAATGGAAGTGCAGAAGTTCTTTCCCAAGAAGGGTCCCAGAGGCACGTACTCCCATGCCTGGATATCTCTGGCACTCCAGTCGTTCATGATTACGTATCCGAAAATATGCTTGTGCGCGTCTTCCACAGAAATAGGCTGTCCCATTTCGTTTGGCTTTCCAATGAAACATGCCAGCTCAACCTCGTAATCCATCTTCTTGCAAGGAGCCACCACCggttctccagagccagggTTGCCAATCTGGCCTTGAGGACGCAAAAAATCTGTTCCTGAAACCACTACCGATGAGGATCTTCCATGGTAGCCGACAGGCAGGTGGACCCAATTTGGCTGAAGGGCGTTCTCCTTGCCTCTGAAGAGCACCCCCACATTTGTCGCATGCACTTTAGACACGTAAAAATCAGTGTAGTCTGGGATGTTAAAAGGGAGGTGAAAGGCTGTGATTTTCGACTCGGAATAGACGCAGGGCGTTTGGTGAGCTGTATCGTTGGACACAAACTCTCGCAGCTCTTTCTTCAGAGCCACTGTAGCTTCGTTTCCCAGAGCAGCAAAGGCATTAAGAGAGGAGCTTTTGAGGGCCGCAGGCACTCCAGGAATGTTTTGAAACAGCTGCCCCTCTCCCAGAGCCCGTAGATCATACACCCAGCCCTCAATTATGGTGGCAATGGTAGGGGGGTTGTCGTTTATACTGACAATGCCGAAGGGAATGTTGTCAATTGTAAACATAGTTTGTGGTGAGAATGAAGAGATTGATGGTTGGTCTACGTAGTTCTGCAGTGTACTTCTTGTAATAATAAGTTTGCTCCATAATTATCCGTCCAAACGGCTTTATGGGCCTCCGTTCTGTGGGGTACAGGTCTTTTACATTCACCATGCACGCTAGCCTTTGTCCACCCATAACCGGCCCCTCTTTTCACGTGATGTCGATAACCGCTAGCGGCACATCAGGAGGTGGAGACAAAACAAATATTATTTAGGTATTAATATGAGCCTCTTAGACAAACAGAAATTTATCTACATAAATAAATAACGAAACTGTCCCCTACAGAAGGAACCCATCTATTACCGTGTTTTTCCGAATCTGCACGATTAGATGTTCCCCTCATAATTCTGGAACCTTATCCAGCAAGCCCAACTCGACCCATAGCGAAGGGCACAACGTGGAGGATAGCTTATATAGTGTAACAAAGCCCCAGATATCCAAAGCGAAAGTACAATTTGCACATCAACCCACCAAAAAATGCCTCAAACTACCTTTGACAACGCtgacaagtacgagtaccagaGTGGCTTCCAGTCCCATCATGACACTGAGGCTGTCAAGGGTGCCCTTCCTGTGGGCCAGTTTTCACCTCAGAAAACCCCCTTCGGTTTGTACCCCGAAAAGCTGTCAGGCACAGCCTTTACTGCCCCTAGACGAAATAACTTCCAGGCCTGGGTATACCGACGGAAACCCAGTGTGGTCCATCGACCTTTTAAGAAGAGTACCCGACTGGTCCACCCTTACAACGAACTCAAAGACCTCGATTACCTGCCCAACCAGATGAGATGGTCTCCCTTTGACCTGCAGAGTGTGGTTGCCAACGGCCTTACTGGTACCGATGGCACCTACTGCGAACGTGAGAAGACTACATTCGTCCAGGGTATCAGAGCTCTGGGTGGCTCTGGAACCCCCGTTCAGAAACATGGAATGGCCATTTACATCTACGCTGCCAACGCCCCCATGGAGAAAGAGGTTCTTTACaacggtgatggtgactTCCTCATTGTGCCCCAGTGCGGTGAGCTTGACATTCAGACCGAATTCGGCTTCCTCCACGTTAGACCCAACGAAATCTGTGTCATCCCTCGTGGTATCCGGTTCAACGTCAAGCAGGCAAGCGGAAATCCCTCGGAATTGATGAGAGGCTACATTCTGGAAGTTTTTGATGGCCACTTCGATATTCCTGACCGAGGTCCCATTGGAGCCAACTCTCTTGCTAACGAGCGAGACTTCCTAGCCCCCAAGGCCTCTTACGATACAAGCGAAGCCTCCATGACTGACGAGTGGACCATGATCTTCAAGTTCAATCACTCCTTCCACGAGTGCGTTCAGGATCACACCCCCTTCGATGTTGTTGCATGGACTGGCAATTATTAtccctacaagtatgatCTGGGAAGATACAACACGATTGGCTCTGTGTCTTATGACCACCCTGATCCCTCCATTTTCAACAGTTCTCACCCTGCCAGTCCAGCACCCCTGGTACCGCGATTGCAGATTTTGTCATCTTCCCCCCCAGATGGCTGTGTGCCGATCATACTTTCCGACCACCCTACTTCCACAGAAACTGCATGTCCGAGTTCATGGGCCTCATTTCCGGAGACTACGATGCAAAGGCCGGAGACGGCTTTGCCCCTGGTGGGGCATCCCTTCACAACGTGTTTGCACCTCATGGTCCAGACGCCGACACTTATGTCGGAGCCACTGAAAAGCTCAAACCCACCCCTGGTCTTCTTCCTGATGGATCCGATGCTCTTAAGCCTGCATTTGTCGGCCAAGGGTCCATGGCTTTCATGTTCGAGAGCATGTTCATGATGGGGGTGACGAAGTTCGCTGTCGAGACCAGCCACAAACTTCAGGAACGCTACAACGAGTGCTGGGCTAATCTCGCTGACCCTAACCAGCTTCCTGTCACGGGCAAATAATCACTTCCTATTTAACATATATACTCAATCTACGAATCTTCAATTAAATAAATCAATAAATACCTTTAATTATATACAGAAGTGTGGGTGGGAATCCATTAGGTCGACCTCCTCAACAGTGGGACCCTCGCCGCCACCAGGGgcggctccagctccaggcATGCCTCCTCCGGGCATTCCACCGGGAGCACCACCGTCAGCTCCGTAGAACTTCATAAGGATGGGGTTCGCAATACcctcgagctccttctgcttaTCGGAGTACTCTTCAGTAGCACCGGACTGAGTAGCATCGAGGAACTCAATGGTCTCGTTGATGGCCTTCTCAAGCTTCTCACGCTCGGCCTCGTCAaccttctccttgaactTCTCCTCGGAGAGAGTGTTCTTGAGAGAGTAGGTGTAAGACTCGAGGCCGTTCTTGGCGGCAATTCgggcagcctccttctcgtcctcgtccttgtacttctcAGCGTCGTTCACCATTCGCTCaatttcctccttggaaaGTCGGCCCTTGTCGTTGGTGATAGTGATTTGCTGAGTCTTACCAGTACCCTTCTCAACAGCGGAGACGTTGAGAATACCGTTGGCATCAACGTCAAAGGTGACTTCGATCTGAGGAACACCACGAGGAGCGGGGGGAATACCGGACAGCTCAAACTTACCAAGGATGTTGTTATCCTTGGTCTGAGCTCGCTCACCCTCAAAGACCTGAATCAGAACGCCAGGCTGGTTGTCAGCGtaggtggagaaggtctcAGACTTCTTGGTGGGGATAGTCGAGTTTCGGGGGATGAGCTTGGTCATAACACCGCCAGCAGTCTCGATTCCAAGAGAAAGGGGAGCAacgtcaaggagcagaATATCCTgagtggaagaggaagtGTCACCAGAAAGGATGGCAGCCTGGACGGCAGCACCGTAGGCAACAGCCTCATCAGGGTTGATAGATCGATTCAGCTCTTTTCCGTTGAAGAAGTCAGAAACGAGCTTCTGCACCTTGGGGATTCGAGTGGagccaccaacaaggacaatcTCGTTGACTGAGGCCTTGTCCATCTTAGCGTCCTTCAGGACCTTCTCAACTGGCTCAAGAGTGCCTCGGAAGAGATCCTGACAGAGTTCCTCGAATCGGGCTCGAGtgatggaggtgtagaAATCAATACCCTCGTAGAGAGAGTCGATCTCAATGGATGTCTGAGCGGAAGACGAAAGGGTTCGCTTAGCTCGCTCACAAGCGGTTCGCAGTCGTCGGAGAGCTCgctggttggtggagatgtccttcttgtgcttTCGCTTGAACTCCTGAACAAAGTGGTTCACGAGTCGGTTGTCAAAGTCCTCACCACCGAGATGGGTATCTCCAGCggtggccttgacctcaaAGATGCCGTCTTCGATagacagaagagaaacATCAAaagttcctcctccaagatcGAAAATGAGCACGTTTCGCTCGCCAGTCTCCTTCTTATCGAGACCGTAGGCAATGGCGGCAGCGGTAGGCTCGTTGATAATTCTCTGAACATTCAGACCAGCAATAAGACCTgcgtccttggtggcctgtCGCTGAGAATCATTGAAGTATGCGGGAACGGTAATGACAGCGTCGTTCACCTTTGTTCCGAGGTATCCCTCAGCAGTTTCTTTCATCTTGGTGAGGATCATGGAAGAGATCTCTTCGGGGGTGAAGACCTTGGTTTCGCCCTTGAATTCGACCTCGATGTTGGGCTTTCCAGCCTTGTCGATAATCTTGAAGGGGAAGTGCTTGGCGTCATTCTGGACCTCAGGGTCGTCGAATTTTCGGCCAATCAGTCGCTTGGCGTCAAAGACTGTGTTTGCAGGGTTCATGGCAGCCTGGTTCTTGGCAGCATCACCAATGAGTCGTTCAGTGTCGGTAAAGGCCACAAACGAGGGAGTGGTTCTGTTTCCCTGGTCATTGGCGATGATTTCGACTCTGTCATTGGCGAAATGGGCCACACAGGAGTATGTGGTTCCAAGATCGATTCCTACTGCTTTAGACATGTTGTTGTAATGTGTTTCTTTCGTTTtcttttgtgtttgtgatggCCTATTTTCTGTGGCAGACACCCCGACTTTTAATAGTGTCCCTGTGCATGCTACCTGCAGAAGTTCGTGATGTTTCTCGAAGGTGAGAGAAAAGATAAGGTATAGCCTAACCTTATTCGTGGAATGATATCGAAGCAGATGGAAGACTGGAGAAGTTCACAGAAATTTACAGAAATTCACAGAAAGATCAACAGGTGTGCACTTGTAACAACATGTGGGCCAATAATGGTCTGATGTACCCAGGGTGTGACCAACATCGACTAATCAGGGAGCCGCTGACAGATTTGGTATACCCAGGTTATCTCATTGCTTTCTGAGAGACacttacagtatgtacagtatgtacagtagcggCAGTGTTCACGTCCCTCATTCGCTGGAAGGGCAATAGAATATGATATGGGATGAGAGCGATCAATCTGATGGGGAGGAATACAAGAGCAGTCTTGcaagaaggaaaacaaGCACAGTCTTGTGGGAAGGAATCCATTCAGAACCAGTCTTGCAGGTGAACAGAGGAACAGTTATGCTTAGCGTTGAGGAGTTTGCTGGTGACTGCTAAGCAACAGGTCCTGGGAGATGTCGGTGATGCGTGATCCAAGCATACAATAGCAATGAAGTCGCCACTTCTACCGATTCTACGACGATCAGCCACTGCGGGTGCTGAAGCAGTGGGTTTGTTGCCTTGGTTCATGAAAAGGAGCCacaggcagcagcagaggagAGTCACCGTCACGACTATGATTGTCGTCACCAGTAGAATCAGAGAAATTCTGCTTATAGGTGAGCGGCTCCAGGAACAACCTCGGTATCATCGTCCTCGGAGGGGCGGAGCCCTTGGAGGAGTTGTACATCTTGAATATGCCATATTCATCTATACTTCCACCCGCCAACAGACGACGATACACCACTATAAACACACCCCCATCCacaccatcaacaccaccacacaccatcacaccaccatcacaacaccaccacataGATACTCGACGCCCAGTTATGTTTCGACTACAACTTACGACCCACCCTAGATTCTAatacactacaagtagcacaaATGCTGTGCATCCATTGCGCCACACAACAAACAGCCTACAGCCAGAAGATGACAAGTGTGAGTATACTATTGACCCAGGACGACCGCTAATACATATAGCCCTAGCTACATGAAGCCAATTGTTGGAGACTTCTGCACTAGATATCTTTCAAGTAATTGTTGCAACTTGTGGTTCCCCACAGGCTGTCAAAAGAAGAGCGACACTTCCAAGGCCCAGTTCCTCGCCGAGCTGTGTGAGCAGGAGATTGCCGTGCGATCCGCCAAGCACCTGCTGCGAAACgagatggccaagaagggtgCCAACCCCAAGTACGTTGTTGCTCACGTCAtgaacctgctgctgggctccacctccaaggtgTTTGATACCCCCGCCGGTCTGCTGACTGTCTCCGACTCCGTCAACCTTTCGgtcgacgaggccaaggctaCTGTTGCCGCCATTGCCAAGACCCGATTCGGCTACGACCTCGATACCTCCATCTTCGCCAAGCGACCCGTCCAGCTGCTCCGAGAGCTGTCTGGAAAGCTGGGACTCCAGTTCCTGCAGAAGGAGTACGAGTTTGGTGCCGAGCCCTTTGCCGTCGCCGACGTGGTCAACATCCTCCCCGTCTtcaagaccaccaccttccATCCAAGGCTCGAGAGGAGCTCTGGAGGCTGCCCGAAACTCCgtcacaccaacaaggacgTGGCTCTTGCAGCTGCTGCGAGAGTCCATTCCTTCTCGCCGAGCAGGGTGTACGGCTTCCGTTAACCCCAGCTCACCAAGGTTGTACAACACCGCTTCTTACCTGGCTACGAGATGGACGAGGCTCTATTGGCTGCCGGATCTCGGCCGACGAGCCTGCATCATGTCCGAGCGATGCTCCGAATCGACTCTGTCGACGCGCCATTCTCACTACCCTCAACCTTCGTTTGTTTGAGCACGCCATCGGCAAACTACGTCGTTGCTCTGCACATGATTGAAGCACGCTGTTTCCGTGTCAAAGCATCAAGACCGTAAGCGACACCTCACATTATGAACAGGACGAACCGGAATTCAACCGAGAACCGCTACAAAGAAAACAAGCTACTAGCTAGCTGTAATGATACACTATTTCCACTGTGACTATTGTTAATAGACCTAATACAACAGTAACagttacttgtatttgAGACCGTGATCAGCATTCCCAAAGTTGATGGACGGCTCCTCTCATCGCGACTCGTATGAACCCATGGAAagcttgtacttgtaggactCTTAATCCAACTTTACGATAACAGGACACCGAGAGTCTCGATCTTTGACTTCTTTAGGACCTCTGTTGTTAATCGCACCTGTAAAAATTTGATGTTTTCTGTATGTTCTGAGGTACCTAAGCCACTTCTGAGCCTTTTAAAGAGAAGGCAAAAAGGGTCTGAACTGTTGATTCCAGAACTCGAGAGTCAGGAAGTAGTTGAAACAAGAATAACACCTCTTCCAGTCCTTTCAGATGATTATAATCAAAATCCTCGAACAACCTCTGATGCATTTTTACAACAAACTTCTATATGTCCGACTTTGATCTGTCCATCTGATAATGTGCGTCAGATGTGACATGATTTTCAGGGTCGGTTTTATTCTCGGGCCAGTTATTTCCCTCTTCTTAGATGGAAGCTCTTAAAGCATAGCCCTGATGGAGTGAGACGCCCCTCTTGTAAGTCTTACAAATCAattctacttgtaatacGAGGCATTCCTGGAACTACCCCCGCGTTTGAAGATACCTCGGCGAACGTCTTGACCGCACCAGTAAACACTTCCACTGTGGCAGGAGTCGAAAAACACTCACTTGCATCTACCCACGTCCACAGATACGCCTCAAAAATGTAACACGGTCAGAAGGGTCGCGACAAATCTGCAAAGACCAGCCATAGATTCACCTGCCACGCACGTGGGATTCAAAGCAGAACTCGATAAAGTAGATAAAGCAGGTACTAGTGGACTCCCATTActgtccttgtcgtccgATGACTTTACCCTTTTTTGTGTTGGAGTGTGCTCGCTTCGTCAGATGAGCAAGTTCTATTTCCAGGGAGATGAATCTTGGAAGGGTGAAATGTCACGAATGACTCTCAAGCCTGTGtataatacaagtaccctTGTTCCCCTGTCCTCTGTGTTCAGCAAGGTAGTTACACAAATGGTGTTCCGAATGGACACGGCTGGTTTGGTCTCCTATTACCTCACACCTCCAGcctccacagacaccgCGCCTGGACATTCAAAATGTACCACGACCCTTGAGAACGACAGCGGAGATATTTTTAAGCAGATAACGCACACACCGGGCTCAACCCACACTGTTCAGGGGATACTtccggtacagtactcatCACTTTTCGAACTCAGAGGGCTACTtccggtacagtatgtactgtactccaTGACTTATCACGGGATTGAAGGTTCTGACAAACGCCAACAGAAGTTATTTTGTGCAGGTACACCTACTCTTGTCTCCACCAACGTTGACCCAGGAAATAAGATGGGGTCCTTGGTCTTTCAAACTTGATAGAGAGTTCTACGAGCAGATTACCGCCACATCACTACTGCCGTTCGCCTACAGCAGGCTCCACCATCGTCACAGTCTTCAATGTGCGAGCAGACTTATAGTCCCCGCCTTTACTCAGAGATACCAAACTCCAaaagtatgtactgtattcgtacttgtaccttTACCAACAAGGGAATAAAAAGCAAACGCGACCATGAGAATCATAATCACAACGACGCACGCTCCACAACAGTATTGATGCGCAGTTTGATCTCTCCTCTTGAGTTCAGTGTATCTGAAGTTGACAGCTGTGCACCAGCAGTTATTTGTCTTCTTTATGAAGTATTTGAGTCCTACTTA from Yarrowia lipolytica chromosome 1D, complete sequence encodes:
- a CDS encoding uncharacterized protein (Compare to YALI0D00110g:2, no similarity), which codes for MSKFYFQGDESWKGEMSRMTLKPVYNTSTLVPLSSVFSKVVTQMVFRMDTAGLVSYYLTPPASTDTAPGHSKCTTTLENDSGDIFKQITHTPGSTHTVQGILPVQYSSLFELRGLLPVQYVLYSMTYHGIEGSDKRQQKLFCAGTPTLVSTNVDPGNKMGSLVFQT
- a CDS encoding uncharacterized protein (Heat shock protein:2), whose protein sequence is MSKAVGIDLGTTYSCVAHFANDRVEIIANDQGNRTTPSFVAFTDTERLIGDAAKNQAAMNPANTVFDAKRLIGRKFDDPEVQNDAKHFPFKIIDKAGKPNIEVEFKGETKVFTPEEISSMILTKMKETAEGYLGTKVNDAVITVPAYFNDSQRQATKDAGLIAGLNVQRIINEPTAAAIAYGLDKKETGERNVLIFDLGGGTFDVSLLSIEDGIFEVKATAGDTHLGGEDFDNRLVNHFVQEFKRKHKKDISTNQRALRRLRTACERAKRTLSSSAQTSIEIDSLYEGIDFYTSITRARFEELCQDLFRGTLEPVEKVLKDAKMDKASVNEIVLVGGSTRIPKVQKLVSDFFNGKELNRSINPDEAVAYGAAVQAAILSGDTSSSTQDILLLDVAPLSLGIETAGGVMTKLIPRNSTIPTKKSETFSTYADNQPGVLIQVFEGERAQTKDNNILGKFELSGIPPAPRGVPQIEVTFDVDANGILNVSAVEKGTGKTQQITITNDKGRLSKEEIERMVNDAEKYKDEDEKEAARIAAKNGLESYTYSLKNTLSEEKFKEKVDEAEREKLEKAINETIEFLDATQSGATEEYSDKQKELEGIANPILMKFYGADGGAPGGMPGGGMPGAGAAPGGGEGPTVEEVDLMDSHPHFCI